In Intestinibacillus sp. Marseille-P6563, a single genomic region encodes these proteins:
- a CDS encoding radical SAM protein: MNETLYNLTILLTTHCTLKCKLCATYASTHPHPSHFSSTKMLQAADRFFACMGSHESVNLLTLSGGEPLLHPQLLEILKGLTKHLPQVQKFEIITNGTIVPQDAILQQLSHMDKVDVMIDHYGDILSPKVHALAAAFDRYGIAYRIRDYHSENPHLGGWLDISDFTDKHRTPEENAALFQKCQYSTTFSHHFFIIDGLAFMCYVNHKLLPQLQENDNEHVDMLDESLSQEALRAQLLELRNKQYQTLCARCNGFCVDGPRYAPAEQLP, encoded by the coding sequence ATGAATGAAACTTTATATAATTTAACAATTTTACTTACAACGCATTGCACCCTCAAGTGTAAATTGTGCGCTACTTATGCATCCACCCATCCGCATCCCAGCCATTTCTCCTCGACCAAAATGCTTCAGGCCGCAGACCGTTTCTTCGCCTGCATGGGGTCACATGAGAGTGTCAATCTGCTGACACTGAGCGGCGGTGAGCCATTATTGCACCCACAGCTTCTGGAAATCCTAAAGGGCTTGACAAAACATCTGCCGCAAGTTCAAAAATTTGAAATCATCACAAACGGAACAATTGTGCCGCAGGATGCCATTTTGCAGCAACTCAGTCATATGGATAAAGTAGATGTCATGATCGATCATTATGGTGATATCCTTTCTCCCAAAGTTCATGCACTGGCTGCGGCATTCGATCGGTATGGCATTGCTTATCGTATACGCGATTATCATAGTGAAAATCCCCATCTCGGCGGGTGGCTGGATATCTCTGATTTTACAGACAAGCATCGCACACCGGAAGAAAATGCTGCACTGTTTCAAAAATGCCAATACTCGACAACATTTTCCCATCACTTTTTCATCATCGATGGTTTGGCTTTTATGTGCTATGTCAACCACAAACTGCTGCCGCAGTTGCAGGAAAATGATAACGAACATGTTGACATGCTTGATGAATCGCTTTCCCAGGAGGCGCTACGGGCACAGCTTTTGGAATTGCGAAACAAACAGTATCAAACCCTGTGCGCGCGATGCAATGGTTTTTGTGTAGACGGACCACGCTATGCCCCGGCCGAACAGCTTCCCTGA
- a CDS encoding radical SAM protein translates to MQKALHLTNTTLVITMRCNLKCKLCAVSVPYYKHPEHYSLEMLQQTVDRYFMAVDTVEKFTINGGEPFTHPQLPELMDYLLQYQDRIGMLEILTNGSLAPSQSLIDVLAKSNKTNVLIDDYGPQLSKKVSDAIAAFEQHGVAYRHRTYHGSDAHCGGWVDLTRIGMKNRSPKETAEVYAKCAYPGPFHCLAIFGGKAYICGVYKKCVTDGLIPDVPSEYIDFLAEDYDLENVRTQIASFHQRSYFSACAYCDGFCPDSPRYTPAEQLGGKVYANS, encoded by the coding sequence ATGCAGAAAGCTCTTCATCTGACCAATACGACCTTGGTTATAACCATGCGTTGTAATTTAAAATGCAAACTGTGCGCAGTGAGTGTCCCCTATTATAAGCATCCGGAGCATTACTCTCTGGAAATGCTGCAACAGACGGTTGACCGATATTTTATGGCTGTGGATACGGTAGAAAAATTTACAATCAATGGAGGCGAACCTTTCACCCATCCACAATTGCCAGAACTGATGGATTATTTGTTGCAGTACCAGGATCGGATCGGTATGTTGGAAATCCTTACAAACGGTTCGCTGGCACCCTCCCAATCATTGATCGATGTGCTCGCAAAATCCAACAAAACAAATGTTTTAATTGATGATTATGGCCCGCAGTTATCCAAAAAAGTTTCGGATGCCATCGCTGCATTTGAACAGCATGGGGTCGCCTACCGTCATAGAACATATCATGGGTCGGACGCACATTGTGGAGGCTGGGTCGATCTGACCCGTATCGGTATGAAAAACCGCTCGCCCAAAGAAACCGCGGAAGTCTATGCAAAATGCGCCTATCCTGGACCGTTTCATTGCTTGGCTATATTTGGAGGAAAAGCTTATATTTGTGGTGTGTACAAAAAATGTGTAACGGATGGACTCATTCCAGATGTCCCATCCGAATACATTGATTTCCTCGCAGAGGACTATGACCTTGAGAACGTGCGAACGCAAATCGCATCGTTTCACCAGCGTTCGTATTTTTCGGCTTGTGCCTATTGCGATGGCTTTTGTCCAGATTCTCCTCGCTATACCCCTGCTGAGCAACTAGGAGGAAAAGTTTATGCTAACTCTTGA
- a CDS encoding radical SAM protein: protein MLTLDRTELLITHRCTLKCKLCGNYSPLYVPAPEWSFEQLADYLDLYFEVVDKVQKLTLSGGEPLMHPQLEILITYLQKYRNRIGLLELITNGTLVPKAVLLDAMQAFGNVKVIIDNYGPQLSTQVSQAESAFASHGIFYETRKYFGKDAYYSGWLDMTDLADKHRTPADDAAVYASCIFSQHFQRCIIADGRIYICAVGRRLNELGVLKTNHDYLDLTDDKLTIRDKQKILQSFFERDSFESCHYCNGFCMDRPRYVPAEQLEKPLANDTSEKP, encoded by the coding sequence ATGCTAACTCTTGACCGAACAGAACTCCTAATTACCCACAGATGCACTTTAAAATGTAAGCTGTGTGGCAATTATTCTCCACTTTATGTTCCAGCCCCTGAATGGTCATTTGAGCAACTGGCCGACTACTTAGATCTCTATTTTGAAGTCGTAGACAAAGTCCAAAAATTGACTCTCAGTGGCGGAGAGCCGCTTATGCATCCACAACTTGAGATTTTAATCACTTATTTGCAAAAGTACCGGAATCGTATCGGCTTGTTAGAATTGATTACAAACGGAACACTTGTACCAAAAGCAGTACTTTTGGACGCTATGCAAGCATTTGGTAACGTAAAAGTCATTATTGATAACTATGGCCCGCAATTATCCACTCAAGTTTCGCAAGCCGAAAGTGCATTTGCATCTCACGGTATTTTCTATGAGACCCGAAAATATTTTGGTAAAGATGCCTATTATTCTGGATGGCTGGATATGACCGATCTAGCGGATAAACACCGAACTCCTGCTGATGACGCAGCTGTCTATGCTTCCTGCATTTTTTCGCAACATTTTCAACGCTGTATCATTGCAGATGGCCGCATCTACATCTGTGCAGTTGGCCGACGATTGAATGAACTTGGTGTCTTGAAAACTAATCATGATTATTTGGATCTGACCGATGACAAACTGACCATTCGGGATAAGCAGAAGATCTTGCAAAGTTTTTTTGAGCGGGACAGCTTTGAAAGTTGTCATTACTGTAACGGCTTTTGTATGGATCGGCCACGCTATGTACCAGCAGAGCAACTTGAAAAACCTTTGGCAAACGACACATCGGAGAAACCATGA
- a CDS encoding glycosyltransferase family 2 protein: MNKNMKITVFSQIYNTPAVMLRRCIESVLHQSYENFEFLIIDNGSTDDTKHILEEYRDLDPRIHLTRFEDNKIGYRAVKFAANTATGEYITNIDSDDWFESDFLESMLTFVCENELDIAATGSYFVDEDGKLLGKRNLPNKLILPSAQFAESYPYYHAFYRTIWGKLVRTCIFQRYHYDDIQIKYGGDTYCAFLWLRAASRMGVTNQILHHYTIRKNSSSYLYDPARFDSDITLYHHAVDFLSSYGPVSSKNRKFITIVYANAIQDTLNVIANSSLAPVEKLLEYRHIATHPLTVSAYRWKDPAIANSRRFLLICACNTVLQLSSDTENENFKAIVQGLCPKCSIAATRKALPLLLNKALQDPFLLDDLDTLAEQLLKISLYASDDLSLQILSKLAIHKPMLVWMEDIQFPCYYPAIYWHVWQERYKEALEKMIDLVQNGAIQHSQETFYQLFINLSAKLGQENAFIFGKIQLAWFYFTQHRFKSCKTLITELEEMGLQEDESVLSLRQALDTDI; encoded by the coding sequence ATGAATAAAAATATGAAAATCACGGTATTTTCACAGATCTATAATACTCCCGCTGTCATGTTGCGCCGCTGTATCGAAAGTGTACTGCACCAAAGCTATGAAAATTTTGAGTTTCTCATCATTGACAATGGCTCCACAGATGACACAAAGCATATTTTGGAGGAATACCGCGATCTAGATCCCCGTATTCATCTGACCCGATTTGAGGACAATAAAATCGGTTATCGTGCTGTCAAATTTGCTGCAAATACAGCAACCGGTGAGTACATTACCAATATCGATTCTGATGATTGGTTTGAATCCGATTTTCTGGAAAGCATGCTGACTTTTGTATGTGAAAATGAGCTGGATATCGCAGCTACGGGTTCTTACTTTGTGGATGAAGATGGCAAGCTGCTCGGAAAGAGAAATCTTCCGAATAAACTCATCCTTCCATCCGCACAGTTCGCAGAAAGCTATCCCTATTATCATGCCTTTTATCGTACCATTTGGGGTAAACTTGTCCGAACTTGCATCTTTCAGCGTTATCACTACGATGATATCCAAATAAAATATGGCGGAGATACATATTGTGCTTTTCTCTGGCTTCGCGCCGCTTCCCGGATGGGAGTGACAAACCAGATTTTACACCACTATACGATCCGAAAAAATTCATCTTCTTATCTTTATGATCCCGCTCGTTTTGATTCCGATATCACTCTCTATCATCATGCGGTAGATTTTCTCTCGTCCTATGGACCTGTTTCATCAAAAAATCGAAAATTTATCACGATCGTTTATGCCAATGCGATCCAAGATACCCTCAACGTCATAGCAAATTCGTCCCTTGCTCCAGTAGAAAAACTGCTCGAATACCGACATATTGCTACGCATCCTCTGACCGTATCAGCATATCGTTGGAAGGATCCAGCCATAGCAAACAGCCGGCGTTTTCTTCTGATCTGTGCATGCAATACAGTGCTCCAACTCTCATCCGATACAGAAAATGAAAATTTTAAAGCTATCGTGCAAGGGCTTTGTCCCAAATGCAGTATCGCAGCAACACGGAAAGCGCTGCCACTGCTTCTAAATAAGGCACTGCAAGATCCTTTCCTCCTGGATGATCTGGATACTTTGGCCGAACAGTTACTGAAGATATCCCTCTATGCTTCCGATGATTTATCCTTGCAAATCCTCTCCAAATTGGCTATCCATAAACCAATGCTTGTATGGATGGAAGATATCCAGTTTCCTTGCTATTATCCCGCGATCTATTGGCATGTATGGCAAGAGCGTTACAAAGAGGCGCTCGAAAAGATGATAGACCTCGTACAAAATGGGGCCATCCAACATTCTCAGGAAACCTTTTATCAGCTTTTTATCAACCTGTCTGCCAAGCTTGGACAAGAAAATGCATTTATTTTTGGCAAAATCCAATTGGCGTGGTTTTACTTCACCCAACATCGTTTTAAATCGTGTAAAACGCTTATCACGGAGTTGGAAGAAATGGGGCTCCAGGAAGATGAGAGCGTATTGTCGCTTCGACAAGCACTGGATACGGACATATAG
- a CDS encoding MFS transporter, giving the protein MNPNDRLATDVKLSFFQKIEYAVDDLGYNLIYFWVSSYLLIFYTDVFGISAFAVTTLMLVVRIFDDINDPIIGAMADRTKQRTGTYKKWIQWGSFLLGLSTILLFWAHPSWPNALKLVYVYATYCIVVCSSTATNMPYGVVMGAITTDSHERSKLSRLRFACVFLGNMGVIAVAPMVLEWFESRSGSAQVSYLGAVALFCVIAVPLLWITAFRCREVVKIPESQPKVTMAQRVRSFRSRPIFIIILAFLFHGFVYYGRAAIYPYYFRYFCGNSAMSVQFGVVMGVANVVGTLIAPSIHRWLRHKGRAMMLEVLLFAIPTVAVFWFPPTTHFATFYVLNFLSGVGMGAYMTMLYSMTPDAIDYSYYESGVSASGFLYAFTSFMCKVGGALAPAVISITNDALGYVPNAVQNASVLSGINSMMSLVPGLVALIYALLMIAYPVSDARYNVIKHELSKRDSIC; this is encoded by the coding sequence ATGAACCCGAATGATCGCCTGGCTACGGACGTAAAACTTTCGTTTTTTCAGAAAATTGAATATGCAGTCGATGACTTAGGCTATAACCTGATTTACTTTTGGGTCAGTTCCTATTTGCTGATCTTTTATACGGATGTATTTGGCATCAGTGCTTTTGCGGTCACCACGTTAATGCTAGTGGTCCGTATCTTTGATGATATCAACGATCCCATTATCGGCGCAATGGCAGATCGAACCAAGCAGCGCACAGGTACTTATAAAAAATGGATTCAATGGGGCAGCTTTTTGCTGGGATTATCCACCATTCTCCTGTTCTGGGCGCACCCAAGTTGGCCCAATGCACTGAAACTCGTCTATGTATATGCGACCTATTGTATCGTCGTCTGTTCGTCGACGGCGACAAACATGCCCTACGGCGTGGTCATGGGCGCCATTACAACCGATTCCCACGAACGTTCCAAACTTTCCCGGCTGCGTTTTGCCTGCGTTTTTCTGGGGAATATGGGCGTTATTGCTGTCGCTCCCATGGTACTCGAATGGTTCGAAAGCCGCTCGGGCAGCGCGCAAGTTTCTTATTTAGGTGCTGTGGCACTCTTCTGTGTGATTGCGGTTCCGCTGCTCTGGATTACAGCATTCCGGTGCCGCGAAGTGGTAAAAATTCCGGAATCGCAGCCCAAAGTGACGATGGCACAACGGGTACGCAGTTTCCGGAGCCGTCCGATTTTCATCATTATTTTGGCATTTTTGTTCCATGGATTCGTATATTACGGGCGTGCGGCAATCTATCCGTATTATTTCCGCTATTTCTGTGGAAACTCGGCCATGAGTGTACAGTTTGGTGTGGTCATGGGTGTTGCAAACGTTGTCGGTACATTGATTGCACCGTCCATCCATCGTTGGCTGCGGCATAAAGGACGCGCAATGATGTTGGAAGTTCTGCTCTTTGCGATTCCAACGGTGGCGGTTTTCTGGTTCCCGCCAACCACGCATTTTGCTACGTTTTATGTGCTTAATTTCCTCAGCGGTGTGGGCATGGGCGCTTATATGACCATGTTGTACTCCATGACGCCTGACGCAATCGATTACAGCTATTATGAATCTGGTGTCAGTGCTTCTGGCTTCCTGTATGCGTTTACTTCCTTTATGTGCAAAGTCGGCGGTGCACTGGCTCCGGCCGTGATTTCGATTACCAACGATGCTTTGGGATATGTGCCCAATGCAGTGCAGAATGCAAGTGTTTTAAGTGGCATCAATAGTATGATGTCTTTGGTTCCCGGTTTGGTAGCGCTGATTTATGCTTTGCTGATGATTGCGTATCCGGTCAGTGATGCGCGTTATAATGTAATCAAGCATGAGCTATCCAAACGAGACAGCATTTGTTAA
- a CDS encoding iron-containing alcohol dehydrogenase, which translates to MQTFTFQFPTQLHIGEGIRRQLGQIAAPYGKKAFIALDPFLKGTQTEKELIEDLSQYGISTVVFSDIVPNPRHTSIDEGAEQCRQEGCELVIAIGGGSAIDTAKAIALTAKWGGKCWDYTERQGENVRRPQGPGLPLIAIPTTAGTGTEATQFAVINNPEQVRKCTIITPYLYHKIAMIDPELMQTIPPQLTALTGIDTFAHAFEAYICKGHNSFSDALALHAMELFARSIRQAVHNGRDLGARSQMALSCTLAGAAFSNAGVCLPHAMGQPLSAFTDAPHGGTLAACIPQVIAWTIPYAEDRFAKVAEILNGPMVSHMTTSEKAAALPEILASLYQDLDVHVSFSGYGLQEKDVDAFVDLCFTAYKQDMDAHPKPVTRDDVYALVHQCMADGEGGAK; encoded by the coding sequence ATGCAAACTTTTACGTTTCAATTTCCAACACAACTTCATATCGGTGAAGGAATACGCCGACAACTTGGCCAAATTGCAGCTCCCTATGGAAAAAAGGCATTTATTGCTTTGGATCCTTTCCTCAAGGGAACCCAAACAGAGAAAGAGTTGATTGAAGATCTGTCCCAATATGGAATTTCGACGGTGGTTTTTTCCGATATCGTGCCCAATCCACGGCATACTTCCATCGATGAAGGGGCAGAACAATGTCGGCAAGAAGGCTGCGAGCTGGTCATTGCCATTGGTGGCGGCAGTGCGATTGATACCGCCAAGGCAATTGCATTAACCGCAAAATGGGGTGGAAAGTGTTGGGATTATACCGAACGGCAAGGAGAGAATGTACGACGTCCGCAAGGCCCGGGATTGCCGCTGATTGCCATTCCGACCACGGCTGGCACCGGAACCGAAGCCACACAATTTGCGGTGATCAACAATCCGGAGCAGGTACGAAAATGTACGATTATTACGCCGTACTTATATCACAAGATTGCAATGATCGATCCGGAGCTCATGCAGACCATTCCGCCACAGTTAACAGCTCTGACCGGTATCGATACCTTTGCCCATGCCTTTGAAGCCTATATCTGCAAAGGGCATAATAGTTTTTCGGATGCCTTGGCGCTCCACGCGATGGAACTCTTTGCGAGAAGTATTCGACAGGCCGTACACAACGGTAGGGATTTAGGGGCTCGCAGTCAAATGGCGCTTTCTTGCACTTTGGCTGGCGCTGCGTTCTCCAATGCAGGTGTCTGCTTGCCGCATGCTATGGGACAACCCCTGAGTGCCTTTACCGATGCACCGCATGGGGGCACCCTGGCAGCTTGCATTCCGCAAGTGATTGCATGGACCATTCCATATGCAGAGGACCGCTTCGCAAAAGTGGCAGAAATTCTGAATGGTCCGATGGTGTCCCATATGACAACCTCCGAAAAAGCCGCAGCTCTTCCGGAAATTTTGGCAAGCCTTTATCAAGACCTCGATGTGCATGTTTCTTTTTCCGGTTACGGCTTGCAGGAAAAAGATGTGGATGCTTTTGTCGACCTGTGTTTCACGGCTTATAAACAAGATATGGATGCGCATCCCAAGCCGGTCACCCGAGACGATGTATATGCATTGGTGCACCAGTGCATGGCAGATGGGGAAGGAGGAGCCAAATGA
- a CDS encoding low molecular weight protein-tyrosine-phosphatase has protein sequence MIKILFVCHGNICRSPMAEFVMKDMVKKAGLEDDFDIESAAVSVEELGNPVYPPARKLMERHGLSCAGKVARQMNKQDYDAFDLLIGMDASNLRGMRRICGEDVSEKIHLLLDYTDRPGNVADPWYTRDFEATWQDVQEGCAGLLKYLGQKA, from the coding sequence ATGATAAAAATCCTTTTCGTGTGCCACGGCAATATTTGCAGGAGCCCAATGGCCGAGTTTGTCATGAAAGATATGGTAAAAAAAGCAGGGTTGGAAGATGACTTCGACATCGAATCGGCTGCGGTGAGTGTTGAGGAACTTGGCAACCCCGTGTATCCGCCGGCTCGTAAGCTGATGGAACGGCATGGGCTTTCTTGCGCTGGCAAGGTGGCGCGTCAGATGAACAAACAAGACTATGATGCATTTGATTTGCTCATTGGCATGGATGCATCGAACTTGCGTGGCATGCGTCGTATCTGCGGTGAAGATGTTTCAGAGAAGATACATCTGCTGCTCGATTATACTGACCGTCCGGGCAATGTTGCAGATCCATGGTATACGCGCGATTTCGAAGCGACTTGGCAGGATGTGCAAGAGGGCTGCGCAGGGCTATTAAAATATCTGGGTCAGAAGGCATAA
- a CDS encoding PHP domain-containing protein, which yields MAQTDLHMHSSASLDEEISPRGLAERCRQNGMTLAALTDHNSVEGVAEFMWRGAQLGVRTIPGIELDCMEHGHNLHILGYGLDIADQTLKQALHEIRALQTQAGVRLMDAVEALGIRFEREQVLEQAKGGIVSAEGIAASALQLAENQQHPLLRPLLPGGELSDRPLVNFYWSVCAPGKPAYQPVDFPSAGQVIDWIHAAGGIAVLAHPGASLKNGTDVDAVLTLPLDGVEVFTRYHNAAQTAFYLEKTQQKGLLVTGGSDFHGRIKPDLEVGDIDFSGMESKAREMLLAALD from the coding sequence ATGGCACAAACCGATTTACACATGCACTCTTCGGCCAGTCTGGATGAGGAGATTTCCCCGCGAGGCTTGGCCGAACGATGCCGGCAAAATGGAATGACCCTGGCAGCGCTCACCGACCACAATTCGGTCGAGGGCGTGGCCGAATTTATGTGGCGCGGCGCCCAGCTTGGCGTGCGGACGATTCCCGGTATTGAGCTCGACTGCATGGAGCATGGACACAATCTGCACATTCTGGGGTATGGCTTGGATATTGCGGACCAGACGCTTAAACAGGCGCTGCATGAAATCCGTGCTTTGCAGACACAGGCCGGCGTGCGGCTGATGGACGCCGTAGAAGCCTTGGGGATTCGGTTTGAGCGGGAGCAGGTGCTCGAACAGGCCAAAGGCGGCATCGTATCCGCCGAAGGGATTGCCGCGTCGGCTTTGCAGCTGGCCGAAAATCAGCAGCATCCGCTGCTGCGTCCCTTGCTTCCTGGCGGTGAACTGTCTGACCGGCCACTGGTGAACTTCTATTGGTCGGTGTGTGCGCCCGGCAAACCGGCCTATCAGCCGGTGGATTTCCCGTCGGCGGGACAGGTGATCGACTGGATTCATGCAGCTGGCGGTATTGCGGTTTTGGCACATCCGGGCGCGAGTTTGAAAAATGGCACGGATGTGGATGCAGTGCTGACGCTTCCATTGGATGGTGTGGAAGTGTTCACCAGATATCACAATGCCGCACAGACGGCATTTTATCTGGAAAAAACGCAGCAAAAGGGATTGCTGGTCACAGGCGGCAGCGATTTTCATGGAAGGATCAAGCCGGATCTCGAAGTGGGCGACATCGATTTTTCGGGCATGGAATCCAAGGCGCGGGAGATGCTGTTGGCTGCGCTGGACTGA